TGGGCACCACACAGGGCGCGCGCCCGGTGACCCTCAACTATTTGAAACAAGTGGCCCAGGCCGCAGACAGTCTCGGCTACCACGGCGTGCTGATTCCCACTGGGCGTTCCTGTGAGGATTCGTGGGTGATCGCCTCGGCCCTGGTGCCACTGACCGAACGCCTGCGGTATCTGGTCGCGATTCGTCCGGGGATTATTTCGCCAACGGTCTCGGCGCGAATGGCCGCGACCCTGGATCGACTCTCCGGCGGCCGCTTGCTGATCAACGTGGTGACCGGCGGCGACCCGGACGAAAACCGTGGCGATGGCAGTTTTCTCGATCACAGCGAACGCTACGAAGTCACCGACGAATTCCTGAAGATCTGGCGCCGTGTACTGCAAGGCGAATCGGTGGATTTCGACGGCAAACACCTGCGAGTGCAGAACGCCAAAGCGCTGTATCCACCGGTGCAGAAACCTTATCCGCCGCTGTATTTCGGTGGCTCGTCCGAGGCCGCTCATGACTTGGCCGCCGAGCAGGTCGACGTTTACCTGACGTGGGGCGAACCGCCTGCCGCCGTGGCTGAAAAACTCGCCGATGTTCGAGAGCGCGCGGCGCGAAACGGTCGCACGGTGAAGTTCGGGATTCGCCTGCATGTGATCGTGCGCGAGACGGCCGAAGAGGCCTGGAAAGCTGCGGACAAACTCATCGAGCACATCAGCGACGAAACCATTGCTGCCGCGCAAAACTCGTTCTCACGATTTGATTCCGAAGGCCAGCGACGTATGGCCGCGTTGCATGATGGCCGTCGCGACAACCTGGAAATCTCCCCCAACCTTTGGGCTGGCGTCGGTCTGGTACGCGGCGGTGCCGGGACGGCGCTGGTGGGTGACCCGCAGCAAGTGGCGGCGCGGATCAAGGAGTACGCGGACTTGGGGATCGAGAGTTTCATCTTCTCGGGCTACCCGCATCTCGAAGAGGCTTATCGCTTTGCCGAACTGGTGTTCCCGCTGCTGCCCGAGCCGTATGCCAGCCTGGCCGGGCGTGGCGTCACCAACCTCACCGGGCCGTTTGGCGAAATGATTGCCAATGATGTGCTGCCGGCCAAAGCCAGGGCTTGAAAACCGCTCTCCTGTGGATCCGGAACTTGTGGCGAGGGAGCTTGCTCCCGCTGGACTGCGAAGCAGTCCCATAACCGGTCAGCGCGGATCTTCTGAAAAACCGCGCAAGCCGATTTACGACTGCTTCGCAGCCGAGCGGGAGCAAGCTCCCTCGCCACAAAAGCCTCATTCCCCCAGGAAATTTGAGAGTCCTATGAGGAACCCCGCGTGACTGCCAAGCCGCTAAGCGCCCTGTTGTCCCCCTTGCAGACCGCCCGCCAGCTGGCCGCCGAATTTGCCCTGACCGCTGTCGAGCGCGATGAACGCGGTGGTACGCCGAAAGCCGAACGTGATGCCTTGCGCCACAGCGGCCTGCTCGCTTTAAGCATTCCCGTCCAGTACGGCGGCCTCGGCGCCAGCTGGAACGAAACCCTGAACATCGTGCGCGAATTCGCCAAGGTCGACAGTTCGATCGCTCACGTCTTCGGCTTTCACCATCTGATGCTCGCCACCGTGCGCCTGTTCGCCCGGCCCGAACAATGGCAACCGTGGTTTGAACAGACGGCGCGCAAGCACTGGTTCTGGGGCAACGCCCTCAACCCGCTGGACACCCGCACCCTGGTGAAAGACCTCGGAGGCTGGCGTGAGTTTTCCGGCAAGAAGAGCTTCTGCTCCGGCGCCAACGACTCGGAAATGCTGATCGCCTCGGCCGTCGATGAAAGTGCCGGCGGCAAGTTGTTGATCGCCGCGATCCCCAGCGGGCGCAGCGGCATCACGCTGCACAACGACTGGAACAACATGGGTCAGCGCCAGACCGACAGCGGCAGCGCCACGTTTGAACGGGTGCGCGTCGAAGAGTCGGAATTGCTGCTCGACCCCGGTCCGTTGAGCACGCCATTCGCCTGCCTGCGCCCCTTGATCGCCCAGCTGACGTTCACCCATATGTTCCTTGGCATTGCCGAAGGCGCCTTTGAAGAAGCGCGGCAATACACCCTCACCGAAACCCGTCCATGGCATAAATCCAGTGCTCTGGATGTGCGGCAGGATCCTTATGTGCTCGGCCATTACGGCGAATTCTGGGTGGCACTGGAAGGTGTTCGATTGCTGGTGCAACGCGCCGCTGAGTTGCTCGACAAAGCCTGGGCCAAGGGGCCGACTCTGAGCGCCGAGGAACGCGGACATCTGGCCACCGCCATCGCTACCGCCAAGGTCGCAGCGACGCGCAATGGCCTGGAACTCTGTAGCCGTTTGTTCGAAGTGACCGGCGCCCGCTCGACCCACGCCTCACTGCGGCTGGACCGCCATTGGCGCAACTTGCGCACGCAAACCCTGCACGACCCGGTGGATTACAAACTCCATGAACTGGGTGACTGGGCGCTGAACCAGTCCCTGCCGATCCCGACCTTTTATTCATAGCCTTCCACTCATGGAGCCTGCCCCATGCAACTGCTGACCTTACCGCCCTCGCCCGCGTTGGCCACCTCAATTCGCGCCACGGCACAGGTGTTCGAAGACCCGAAATCCCAGGCCCTGCTGGCGCATTTGCAGCAAGTCGCGCCGAGTGAAGCCAGCGTGCTGATCATCGGCGAAACCGGCACCGGCAAGGAGCTGGTGGCGCGACACATCCACAACCTCAGCGCCCGCCGCAACCGGCCGTTTGTGGCGGTGAACTGCGGTGCATTTTCCGAATCGCTGGTGGAAGCCGAGCTGTTCGGCCATGAAAAAGGCGCCTTCACCGGCGCGCTGAGCGCCAAGGCCGGCTGGTTTGAAGAGGCCGATGGCGGCACCTTGTTCCTCGACGAAATCGGTGATCTGCCGATGGCGATTCAGGTGAAATTGCTGCGAGTGTTGCAGGAGCGCGAAGTGGTGCGCCTGGGTTCGCGCAAGAGCATTCCGATCGATGTGCGCGTACTGGCGGCGACCAACGTGCAACTGGAAAAAGCCATCAATGCCGGGCACTTTCGCGAGGATCTGTATTACCGCCTCGATGTGGTCAGCCTGGAACTGAGCCCGTTGCGCGAACGCCCCGGCGACATCCTGCCGCTGACCCGACATTTCGTCGAAGCCTACAGCCAGCGTTTGGGTTACGGCAGCATCACCATCAGCAAGGAGGCCGAACACAAACTGCGCAGCTACGGTTGGCCGGGCAACATCCGTGAACTGGAAAACGTCATTCACCACACGCTGTTGATCTGCCGCAATGGTGTGATCGAGCGCGATGACTTGCGCCTGTCGAACATGCGCATCGAACGTCAGGACGACTACCACGTCAGCGTCGACGACTCATCGGAAGCCTTGCTCGATCGGGCCTTTCAAAAGCTCTTCGAGGAACAGGCCGGAGCGCTGCACGAGAAAGTCGAAGATGCGCTGTTGCGGGCGGCTTACCGCTTCAGTCATTACAACCAGGTGCACACTGCTGCCCTGCTGGGGTTGAGCCGCAACGTAACCCGCACTCGGCTGATCAAGATCGGCGAACTGGCGGTGAATAAACGCCGGCCTACGGAGAACGTACAGGGTGAGCGTTTGATGCAGTTGTCGATCTAGCCGATCAGCGTGCAGTGCAACGCGTTGTCGTGACTAAGCGCCAGGCTGTGCAGCACCTGAAATGAGCCGAAGGTCACGGTTTTCGCCCGATGGGCGCGAATCAGCTGCCAGAAATCCTGCTCGCCGCTTTCGACGCTCTGAAAGGCCGCTTCTCCGGCTTCGCGGGAATGCCATTGCAGGTAGTTGAGCACTCGCCGGCCATCGTCGCTGGCCTGGATGCTGGCACTCAGAAAACCCGGGTAGCTCTGGGCCAGACGTTCAGTGTGTGCCGACAGTGCCGACACCAGCGCGGCTTGCTGACGGGGTTCAATCTCGAATTCGATCAGTTGGGTGAAGCTGCGATTTTTCGCTGGCGCGTGCATGAATAATCCCCACTCACTGTAAGCCGGATCTTGCGATCCGAAGGCCTGCAGGGTAAAACCTCGAGCTAACTAGAGGTCAAGGGGCATTTTTTAAATGATCACCTCGCAAAACCTGCATAAAGAACTGACCGTCGGCCAAGTGGCTGCCCGCAGTGGCGTGGCGGTCACTGCGCTGCACTTCTATGAATCCAAAGGCCTGATCAATAGCAATCGAAATCAGGGAAACCAGCGGCGTTATCCCCGGGAAGTGTTGCGCCGGGTGGCGCTGATCAAAGTGGCTCAGAGTTTGGGGATTCCGCTGGCGGAGATTGGCAAGGCGTTGAAATCCTTGCCGGATAACCGTGCACCGACGGCGGCGGACTGGAAAGTGTTGTCGGCGCAGTGGAGCCGGGATCTGGATGAGCGGATCAATCAGCTGACCCTGCTGCGGGACAGGCTCAATGGGTGTATCGGGTGTGGATGTTTGTCGATGGAGGCGTGTCCGCTGCGTAACTTTGGTGATGTGCTGGGTGAGCAAGGGCCGGGGGCGCAACTGCTTGAGTCGGCGGTTGATCGGAAATAACGGCGCAGCCTTCGCGAGCAAGCCCGCTCCCACATTTGATCGTCATTGAATGCAAATTTTGTAATCAGTGGAGATATCCTGTGGGAGCGGGCTTGCTCGCGAAGGCGTCCTGTTAGTCGATGAGGATTTAGATGCATGATTGATAGCTGAACGATGGCACTGCTGCTCGTCGGGCACTCGGTTGCGGGAAAGGGGCTGACCTATAGTTATTCGACCGGAAATCGGCGAAGGAACACCTTAATCCCACAACAAAAGGAGAACCGTCATGAGCGTAAAACCTATTCCAGAGGGTTATCACAGCATCACCCCTTATCTGGGCATTCAGAAAGCTGCCGAAGCCATCGACTTCTACAAGAAAGCCTTTGGCGCCACCGAAGTCATGCGCCTGTCGATGCCCGATGGCGGCATCGGGCACGCCGAGCTGCGTATCGGCGACTGCCCGATCATGCTTGGCACACCCTGCGACCAGGGTCCATTGAGCAACCCGGACAAATCGCCGTCCGTGGGGCTGCATCTGTATGTGAACGATGTGGACAAGTCCTTTAAACAGGCAATCGATGCCGGTGCCACGCAGGTGTCCGAGGTCAAGGATCAGTTTTATGGCGACCGTTCGGGGACTTTGAAGGATCCCTACGGGCATCTGTGGTTTCTGGCCACGCGCAAGGAGGATCTGACTCAGGAGCAGATCGAACAGCGGGCGAAGGAGATGTTTAAACAGGGTTGAGGACTTCAGTGTCTGATCAGGCCCCATCGCGGGCAAGCCCGCTCCCACAGGGTTTACGCAATCCTTGTGGGAGCGGGCTTGCCCGCGATGGGGCCATCACATTCAACATCTTATGTTGATCCTCAGATCGCTTTCGCGAGCAAGCCCGCATAGGGCAACAGCAATACGAAACATTTACTTTCATATCCCCTTTCGGGATTTCCGATGCTCATACGTCTTATTTAGATGCAGTCGGTCGCGTAGGCAAAAGCCACGGCCGGACTTTTCATGGAACGCAACGCTGGGAAGCCCGCAGCAGCGCTCCTCTCATCGAAACAAGACCTTTAATCATGTCGAAGAAATCCCGCTCAAAACTCTGGTTTCTGGTCCATAGCTGGCTGGCGCTGCCCATCTGGTTCTTTGTATTGATCGTCTGTGTGACCGGCACGCTGGCGGTGGTCAGTCAGGAGATCGTCTGGCTCGCCAATCCGCAAATGCGTGCCAGCCCGCCTTCGGACGATGCGCCGCGGCTCAATTATGACGAGATCATCGCCGCCATCAAAAAGGCCGAACCCCAGACGCTGGTCGAGGGTATCAGTCGCCCCGACGAGTCGCATTTCGCCCTCGACGTGGACGTCAGTTACCCGGACGGGCGCTCGGTGACGGTCTATGTGAACCCCTATAGCGGGGTGATTCAGGGCACCGCTCCACAATTCAATTTCAAGGCATTCACCCGCGCACTGCATGGCTGGTGGCTGGTGCCGTTCACCAACGGCTACAGCTGGGGCTGGTATCTGGTGTCGTTCCTCGCGCTGCCGATGCTGGCATCGCTGGTGACCGGGCTGGTGGTCTACAAACGGTTCTGGAAAGGCTTTTTTCGACCGACCCTGCGCATTCGTCATGGCGCGCGGATTTTCTGGGGCGACTTTCATCGGCTCAGCGGCATCTGGTCGATCTGGTTCATTGCGGTGATCTCGATCACTGGTGTCTGGTTCCTGATCAAGGCGATTCTGTTCGACAACCAGATTTCGATTACCACGGAACCGGTGGTGTCGGTCGTCTCGCGAGAAAGCGTGCCGCTGACCATCACCGGAAAGCCGGCCCCGATGATCAATCTGGAACAAGCCATCAAGGTCGCTCAAGAGCAGATCCCCGGACTCGATGCCAGTTTCGTCACCCTGCCGAGCAATGCTTACAGCCATCTTTCGGTCGGCGGTCGCAGCTGGTATCCGCTGATGTTCCAGACGGCCGAGGTCAACCCGTATAACGGCGATATCGCCAGCACACGGTTGCTGAGCGATCGCACCGGCCTGGAGTTCGTGACCGAGTCGATGCGTCCGTTGCACACCGGTGACTTTGGCGGAATCTGGATCAAGCTGATCTGGTTCTTCTTCGGTTTGCTGCTGAGCATGATGATACTCAGCGGGTTGCTGATCTGGACCAAACGCACCGCCCTGGCCACCGCCAACGCATTCAAGCGCAGCAACAAGACCCCGCGCCCGGTGTCGAGACCGCAAACGGTCATGAACCAACAGACTCCGGAGGGCAACCTGTGAGCAAAGCTATCACTGCACCGCAGCCTTCCCGGGCGAGCCTGCTCTGGCGCAAATGGCGCTTCCACATCAACATTTTCTTGCTGCTGATCCCGTTGGGCTTCATGCCCAAATACTTTGCCGACGCCTCGCTGTTTCGCGGCGACAGCGGATTGGGGGAGCGGGAAATCGGCGAAATCCAGGTCGGTCCCTGGAGCCTGCAACTGGCCGAACTGCGCAACGAAGCGCCACGATTGACTGGCCCCGCCGGCTACATGAAAGGCTTCAACGCATCGCTGTGCGAACGCTGTCGCGATCAGGTCAAGGCGACTTACCTGCGCATCGGCAAACCCCGCAGCCTGCGCGCGGCCGGGGCGATTTTCTTCGGTACGCCATACCGCATGGGCGCGATGCTGCCAGTGCCTGAAAAGACCAAAACCGACGCCGAGCTGTGGATCACCATGGAAGGCTGGGACGGCGCCATGCATCAAGCGTCCATCCCCCTGAGCCAGGCATCCCCGGCCACTCTCGCATGGCTGAACAAACAAGGAGGCAAACCATGATCAGCGCTTTTCGCCCCGTTCTATTAATGTTCTGTGCCGCCTTCAGCACCAACGCCCTGGCCCATAACCCGATGTGCGAATGCAAAGCCATCGACGCCGAACAGATTCAATGCACTGGCGGTTTTTCCGACGGTAGCGGCGCACCGGGAGTGACCCTGGACGTGATCGGCTACGACGAAACCATTCTGGTGCCGGGCAAGCTCGGCAGCGATTCGACCCTGACGTTCAGGAAGCCCGGCGCTGAGTTCTACGTGCTGTTCGACGCCGGGCCCGGCCATGTCGTCGAGATCGACCAAGCCGACATCGAGGCGCCCTGAACGTGAGCATGACCTCGCCCACCACCCAAGTTGTTCGCCCGGCCGGTGCCGGCCATGAAACCCTTTATGTGTTGCTGTTGTGCCTGATGATCCTGGCGGTTGCCGGCTCGGTGGTCGCCTGGCGTGGCGAGCCTCAGGAAGTGAGCAGCGTT
The Pseudomonas lini DNA segment above includes these coding regions:
- the ssuD gene encoding FMNH2-dependent alkanesulfonate monooxygenase — encoded protein: MDVFWFLPTHGDGHYLGTTQGARPVTLNYLKQVAQAADSLGYHGVLIPTGRSCEDSWVIASALVPLTERLRYLVAIRPGIISPTVSARMAATLDRLSGGRLLINVVTGGDPDENRGDGSFLDHSERYEVTDEFLKIWRRVLQGESVDFDGKHLRVQNAKALYPPVQKPYPPLYFGGSSEAAHDLAAEQVDVYLTWGEPPAAVAEKLADVRERAARNGRTVKFGIRLHVIVRETAEEAWKAADKLIEHISDETIAAAQNSFSRFDSEGQRRMAALHDGRRDNLEISPNLWAGVGLVRGGAGTALVGDPQQVAARIKEYADLGIESFIFSGYPHLEEAYRFAELVFPLLPEPYASLAGRGVTNLTGPFGEMIANDVLPAKARA
- a CDS encoding acyl-CoA dehydrogenase family protein, giving the protein MTAKPLSALLSPLQTARQLAAEFALTAVERDERGGTPKAERDALRHSGLLALSIPVQYGGLGASWNETLNIVREFAKVDSSIAHVFGFHHLMLATVRLFARPEQWQPWFEQTARKHWFWGNALNPLDTRTLVKDLGGWREFSGKKSFCSGANDSEMLIASAVDESAGGKLLIAAIPSGRSGITLHNDWNNMGQRQTDSGSATFERVRVEESELLLDPGPLSTPFACLRPLIAQLTFTHMFLGIAEGAFEEARQYTLTETRPWHKSSALDVRQDPYVLGHYGEFWVALEGVRLLVQRAAELLDKAWAKGPTLSAEERGHLATAIATAKVAATRNGLELCSRLFEVTGARSTHASLRLDRHWRNLRTQTLHDPVDYKLHELGDWALNQSLPIPTFYS
- a CDS encoding sigma-54 interaction domain-containing protein, giving the protein MQLLTLPPSPALATSIRATAQVFEDPKSQALLAHLQQVAPSEASVLIIGETGTGKELVARHIHNLSARRNRPFVAVNCGAFSESLVEAELFGHEKGAFTGALSAKAGWFEEADGGTLFLDEIGDLPMAIQVKLLRVLQEREVVRLGSRKSIPIDVRVLAATNVQLEKAINAGHFREDLYYRLDVVSLELSPLRERPGDILPLTRHFVEAYSQRLGYGSITISKEAEHKLRSYGWPGNIRELENVIHHTLLICRNGVIERDDLRLSNMRIERQDDYHVSVDDSSEALLDRAFQKLFEEQAGALHEKVEDALLRAAYRFSHYNQVHTAALLGLSRNVTRTRLIKIGELAVNKRRPTENVQGERLMQLSI
- a CDS encoding antibiotic biosynthesis monooxygenase → MHAPAKNRSFTQLIEFEIEPRQQAALVSALSAHTERLAQSYPGFLSASIQASDDGRRVLNYLQWHSREAGEAAFQSVESGEQDFWQLIRAHRAKTVTFGSFQVLHSLALSHDNALHCTLIG
- the soxR gene encoding redox-sensitive transcriptional activator SoxR; this translates as MITSQNLHKELTVGQVAARSGVAVTALHFYESKGLINSNRNQGNQRRYPREVLRRVALIKVAQSLGIPLAEIGKALKSLPDNRAPTAADWKVLSAQWSRDLDERINQLTLLRDRLNGCIGCGCLSMEACPLRNFGDVLGEQGPGAQLLESAVDRK
- a CDS encoding VOC family protein, with translation MSVKPIPEGYHSITPYLGIQKAAEAIDFYKKAFGATEVMRLSMPDGGIGHAELRIGDCPIMLGTPCDQGPLSNPDKSPSVGLHLYVNDVDKSFKQAIDAGATQVSEVKDQFYGDRSGTLKDPYGHLWFLATRKEDLTQEQIEQRAKEMFKQG
- a CDS encoding PepSY-associated TM helix domain-containing protein, with translation MSKKSRSKLWFLVHSWLALPIWFFVLIVCVTGTLAVVSQEIVWLANPQMRASPPSDDAPRLNYDEIIAAIKKAEPQTLVEGISRPDESHFALDVDVSYPDGRSVTVYVNPYSGVIQGTAPQFNFKAFTRALHGWWLVPFTNGYSWGWYLVSFLALPMLASLVTGLVVYKRFWKGFFRPTLRIRHGARIFWGDFHRLSGIWSIWFIAVISITGVWFLIKAILFDNQISITTEPVVSVVSRESVPLTITGKPAPMINLEQAIKVAQEQIPGLDASFVTLPSNAYSHLSVGGRSWYPLMFQTAEVNPYNGDIASTRLLSDRTGLEFVTESMRPLHTGDFGGIWIKLIWFFFGLLLSMMILSGLLIWTKRTALATANAFKRSNKTPRPVSRPQTVMNQQTPEGNL
- a CDS encoding thiamine pyrophosphate-binding protein, whose product is MSKAITAPQPSRASLLWRKWRFHINIFLLLIPLGFMPKYFADASLFRGDSGLGEREIGEIQVGPWSLQLAELRNEAPRLTGPAGYMKGFNASLCERCRDQVKATYLRIGKPRSLRAAGAIFFGTPYRMGAMLPVPEKTKTDAELWITMEGWDGAMHQASIPLSQASPATLAWLNKQGGKP